A single region of the Plantactinospora soyae genome encodes:
- a CDS encoding RNA polymerase sigma factor translates to MTATDPDQATDPGQATDPDQATGRDQATGPDRVAGSGQAGDPDGATRRTIEAVWRIESARIIAGLARLVQDVGLAEELAQDALVVALEQWPRAGVPPNPGGWLVSTAKHRAIDLLRRRTTYQRKLRELGREIESRSEPTDPDLAAVLDDGQIDDDLLRLVFTACHPVLPTEGRVALTLRLLGGLRTDEIARAFLVPESTVGQRITRAKRTLAAKRVPFELPARTELADRLASVFEVIYLVFNEGYSATTGDDWMRPTLCAEALRLGRILARLMPQQAEVHGLLALMEIQASRIRARTGPSGEPILLPDQDRRLWDRLLIRRGLEALDRAEALGIGPYTLQAAIAACHARARSADQTDWVRIAALYRVLVHVSPSPIVELNRAVAVGMASGPADGLEIVDELADEPVLASYPLLPAVRGDLLGRLGRYDEARQEFERAAELTRNARERKLFLDRAAEAAAAAAGAGRHSRAGNNTTPGSIDSASGRTRVVDPTAG, encoded by the coding sequence ATGACGGCCACCGATCCGGACCAGGCCACCGATCCAGGCCAGGCCACCGATCCGGACCAGGCCACCGGTCGGGACCAGGCGACCGGCCCGGACCGGGTCGCGGGTTCAGGCCAGGCGGGTGATCCGGACGGGGCGACCCGGCGGACCATCGAGGCGGTCTGGCGGATCGAGTCCGCCCGGATCATCGCCGGGCTCGCCCGGCTGGTGCAGGACGTCGGGCTCGCCGAGGAACTCGCCCAGGACGCGCTGGTCGTGGCGCTGGAACAGTGGCCCCGGGCGGGCGTACCACCGAATCCGGGTGGCTGGCTGGTGTCCACCGCGAAGCATCGCGCGATCGACCTGCTCCGGCGGCGTACGACGTACCAGCGGAAGCTCCGGGAGCTGGGCCGGGAGATCGAGAGCCGATCGGAGCCGACCGACCCCGACCTGGCGGCGGTACTCGACGACGGGCAGATCGACGACGACCTGCTCCGACTGGTCTTCACCGCCTGTCATCCGGTGCTTCCGACCGAGGGGCGGGTGGCCCTGACGCTCCGGCTGCTGGGTGGGCTGCGTACCGACGAGATCGCCCGAGCGTTCCTGGTGCCGGAGTCGACCGTCGGACAACGGATCACCCGGGCGAAACGTACGCTCGCCGCGAAGCGCGTACCGTTCGAGCTGCCGGCGCGGACCGAACTCGCCGACCGGCTGGCCTCGGTCTTCGAGGTGATCTACCTCGTCTTCAACGAGGGTTACTCGGCGACGACCGGCGACGACTGGATGCGGCCGACCCTCTGTGCGGAGGCGCTCCGACTCGGTCGGATCCTGGCCCGGCTGATGCCGCAGCAGGCCGAGGTACACGGTCTGCTGGCCCTGATGGAGATCCAGGCGTCCCGGATCCGTGCCCGGACCGGCCCATCGGGCGAACCGATCCTGCTACCGGACCAGGACCGTCGGTTGTGGGACCGGCTGCTGATCCGGCGCGGGCTCGAAGCGCTGGATCGGGCCGAGGCGCTGGGGATCGGGCCGTACACCCTTCAGGCCGCGATAGCCGCGTGTCACGCCCGTGCCCGCAGCGCCGACCAGACCGACTGGGTACGGATCGCCGCGCTCTACCGGGTACTGGTGCACGTCTCGCCGTCCCCGATCGTGGAACTGAACCGGGCCGTCGCGGTCGGGATGGCCAGCGGGCCGGCTGACGGTCTGGAGATCGTTGACGAGTTGGCCGACGAACCCGTGCTGGCGAGTTATCCGCTGCTGCCGGCGGTCCGGGGCGACCTGCTCGGCCGGCTCGGCCGGTACGACGAGGCCCGGCAGGAGTTCGAGCGGGCCGCCGAGCTGACCAGGAACGCTCGAGAGCGGAAGCTTTTCCTGGACCGTGCCGCCGAAGCCGCTGCCGCTGCCGCCGGTGCTGGCCGCCACAGTCGTGCGGGCAACAACACAACGCCAGGATCTATCGACTCGGCGAGCGGGAGGACGCGCGTGGTCGACCCGACAGCGGGCTGA
- a CDS encoding ATP-binding protein: MAGPRKPAGIFDRDAEWADLARFAADDRPGATLGVVTGRRRQGKTLLLYELARATGGFYFGATEATPTDSLRRLGAALGQHTGAPGPVDLPDWEHTVDALLAVGRAGPTTVVLDEFPYLARASRDLPSVIQHALTPGRVERTESRTRILLCGSALSFMGGLLAGSAPLRGRAGLELPVQPLNFRSAARFWGITDPALAARVFAIVGGTPAYRREYVSDDAPADLADFDDWVVRAVLNPARPLFREARYLLAEDPDLRETALYHSVLAAVAEGNATRGGIAGYIGRKATDLQHPLTVLEDVGLLVRAPDPFRTGRSSFRITEPLVTFYQAVMRPAWTALEQRRGADVWRRSQRRYASAVLGPRFEELVREWALRFAAPETFGGPVAEANSGVLTDPVSRTRHELDLVALGEPPIGDGPRPLLAIGEVKWGRRLGEPDLDRLHRIREVLQGRTGFDTGDVRLLLASAEGFTERLTAIVTERADVVLVDLARLYTGE, encoded by the coding sequence GTGGCAGGGCCGCGGAAACCAGCGGGGATCTTCGACCGGGATGCCGAGTGGGCGGATCTTGCCCGGTTCGCCGCCGACGATCGTCCCGGCGCCACCCTGGGCGTCGTCACCGGGCGCCGACGGCAGGGCAAGACCCTGCTGCTGTACGAACTCGCCCGGGCCACCGGCGGGTTCTACTTCGGCGCCACCGAGGCCACCCCGACAGATTCGCTGCGTCGGCTCGGAGCGGCGCTCGGGCAGCACACCGGCGCCCCCGGGCCGGTCGACCTGCCCGACTGGGAGCACACCGTCGACGCGTTGCTCGCCGTGGGTCGGGCCGGCCCGACCACTGTCGTACTCGACGAGTTTCCGTACCTGGCCCGAGCCAGCCGGGACCTGCCCTCGGTGATCCAGCACGCGCTGACACCCGGCCGCGTCGAACGCACCGAGTCCCGTACCCGGATCCTGTTGTGCGGGTCGGCCCTCTCCTTCATGGGCGGCCTGCTCGCCGGATCGGCGCCGCTGCGCGGGCGGGCCGGACTGGAGTTGCCGGTCCAGCCGCTCAATTTCCGCAGCGCTGCGCGGTTCTGGGGGATCACCGACCCGGCGCTCGCGGCGAGGGTCTTCGCCATCGTCGGCGGCACGCCCGCCTACCGCCGGGAGTACGTCTCCGACGACGCGCCGGCAGACCTGGCCGACTTCGACGACTGGGTGGTGCGGGCGGTCCTCAACCCGGCCAGGCCGCTCTTCCGCGAGGCCCGCTACCTGCTCGCGGAGGACCCGGACCTGCGGGAGACCGCGCTCTACCACTCGGTGCTGGCCGCCGTGGCCGAGGGCAACGCCACCCGGGGCGGGATCGCCGGCTACATCGGGCGCAAGGCCACCGACCTGCAACACCCGCTGACGGTCCTGGAAGACGTCGGCCTACTCGTCCGGGCACCCGATCCATTCCGCACCGGCCGGAGCAGCTTCCGGATCACCGAACCGCTGGTGACGTTCTACCAGGCCGTCATGCGCCCGGCCTGGACCGCGCTGGAGCAGCGTCGGGGCGCGGACGTCTGGCGCCGCTCGCAACGCCGGTACGCCAGCGCCGTTCTCGGTCCCCGCTTCGAGGAACTGGTCCGGGAGTGGGCGCTGCGGTTCGCGGCGCCGGAGACCTTCGGCGGTCCAGTCGCCGAGGCGAATTCCGGCGTGCTGACCGACCCGGTCAGTCGGACGAGACACGAACTCGACCTCGTCGCGCTCGGCGAGCCACCGATCGGCGACGGTCCGCGTCCGTTGCTGGCCATCGGCGAGGTGAAGTGGGGCCGCCGACTCGGCGAGCCGGATCTCGACCGGCTACATCGGATTCGGGAGGTGCTCCAGGGCCGAACCGGCTTCGACACCGGAGATGTCCGGTTACTGCTGGCCAGTGCCGAGGGCTTCACCGAGCGGCTCACCGCGATCGTTACGGAGCGAGCAGATGTCGTCCTGGTCGACCTGGCCCGGCTCTACACCGGCGAGTGA
- a CDS encoding serine hydrolase domain-containing protein, translated as MTNRAVRIAGRVVAVSLALALLGAVAPATANTTTNSTPLQHDVDRLHALGVTGVFARLDTGHGVEVARSGVADLDTRRPVPRDPYLRIGSTTKTYVAVVVLQLVAEGRLSLSDPVERWLPGVVAGNGNDGRTVTVRQLLQHTSGLRNYTQDLVSNYVTPETYRQERWRTYTPGELVAMAMSEPPSDTTWAYSNTNYVLAGMLIEAVTGHGWEREVQDRIIRPLGLRHTRTPGTWPFLPAPHATNYQQFTEGGPLVDTTIAVRGLDSGADGSMVSKAGDLNAFFAALIRGRLLPPAQLAQMRQMVAIPDGNGYPSGSGDGLGLFYRPLSCGGGYWGHGGNGFGYTIEPAVSDDGSRRITVSLFTGTIDRDAIAARAGALNSLIDRAICG; from the coding sequence ATGACGAATCGAGCCGTTCGAATTGCTGGCCGGGTCGTGGCGGTGAGCCTGGCGCTGGCGCTGCTGGGCGCCGTTGCCCCGGCGACCGCGAACACGACCACGAATTCCACACCGCTGCAACACGACGTGGACAGGCTGCACGCTCTCGGAGTCACCGGCGTTTTCGCCCGGCTGGATACCGGCCATGGTGTCGAGGTTGCCCGCAGCGGGGTCGCCGATCTCGACACCCGCCGCCCGGTCCCGCGCGATCCGTACCTGCGGATCGGTAGCACCACCAAGACGTACGTCGCCGTGGTGGTGCTGCAACTGGTGGCCGAGGGCCGGCTGTCGCTCTCCGATCCGGTGGAGCGGTGGCTGCCCGGGGTGGTCGCCGGCAACGGCAACGACGGTCGTACGGTCACCGTCCGGCAGCTGTTGCAGCACACCAGCGGGCTGCGTAACTACACCCAGGACCTGGTGTCGAACTACGTCACACCGGAGACGTACCGACAGGAGCGGTGGCGGACGTACACCCCGGGCGAACTGGTCGCGATGGCGATGAGCGAGCCGCCGAGCGACACCACCTGGGCCTACTCGAACACCAACTACGTACTCGCCGGAATGCTGATCGAGGCGGTCACCGGCCACGGCTGGGAGCGCGAGGTCCAGGATCGGATCATCCGCCCGCTGGGCCTCCGGCACACCCGTACGCCTGGGACCTGGCCGTTCCTGCCGGCGCCGCACGCCACCAACTACCAGCAGTTCACCGAGGGTGGGCCGCTGGTGGACACCACCATCGCGGTCCGGGGCCTGGACAGCGGCGCGGACGGCTCGATGGTCAGTAAGGCCGGCGATCTCAATGCCTTCTTCGCGGCGCTGATCCGGGGCAGACTGCTGCCGCCGGCTCAGCTGGCCCAGATGCGGCAGATGGTGGCGATTCCCGACGGCAACGGCTACCCGTCGGGCAGCGGCGACGGGCTCGGACTGTTCTACCGCCCGCTCTCCTGCGGCGGCGGGTACTGGGGCCACGGTGGCAACGGGTTCGGCTACACCATCGAGCCCGCGGTGAGCGATGACGGCAGTCGCCGGATCACCGTGTCGCTGTTCACCGGCACCATCGACCGGGACGCCATCGCGGCCCGCGCCGGCGCGTTGAACAGCCTGATCGACCGCGCGATCTGCGGCTGA
- the ccsB gene encoding c-type cytochrome biogenesis protein CcsB: protein MAALSDQLLVVAILGYLLAMIGHAAEYAFGTRSVVGRAAVRPERELVLVGSGAGGGSEPVVGTGLDATDVVTPAGGSTPGADGPTYDVDGPKSTRALLAGRIAAALTVIAALVHLGVVVTRGVAADRMPWGNMYEYLLTTTLVGVVGWLWLLYRRPALRHLGLFVALAMVLLLAVAGLVLYVPIVPLVPALDSYWFVVHVATISTSSGILLLGAVPAVMYLIRNGYDQGKRSFPYTLGARVPAAASLERLTFRLHAFAFPIFTFAVMAGAVWAEAAWGRYWGWDPKEIWAFISWVVYAGYLHARATPSVKRPVATWIAVLGFLTMQMNLYGVNIFFEGLHSYGGLD from the coding sequence ATGGCCGCGCTGTCCGACCAACTCCTGGTGGTCGCGATCCTGGGGTACCTGCTCGCGATGATCGGCCACGCCGCCGAGTACGCCTTCGGCACCCGGAGCGTGGTCGGCCGGGCGGCGGTCCGGCCGGAGCGCGAGTTGGTGCTGGTCGGGTCCGGTGCGGGCGGCGGTTCCGAACCGGTCGTCGGGACCGGGCTGGACGCCACCGACGTGGTGACGCCGGCCGGCGGGTCGACGCCTGGCGCTGACGGGCCGACGTACGACGTCGACGGGCCGAAGTCGACGCGGGCGCTGCTGGCCGGGCGGATCGCGGCGGCGTTGACCGTGATCGCGGCCCTCGTGCATCTCGGCGTGGTGGTCACCCGTGGCGTGGCTGCCGACCGCATGCCGTGGGGCAACATGTACGAGTACCTGCTCACGACCACCCTCGTCGGGGTGGTCGGCTGGCTGTGGCTGCTGTACCGGCGTCCCGCACTCCGGCACCTCGGACTCTTCGTCGCGCTGGCGATGGTGCTGCTGCTGGCCGTCGCCGGGCTGGTGCTGTACGTGCCGATCGTGCCACTGGTGCCGGCCCTGGACTCGTACTGGTTCGTCGTGCACGTGGCGACGATCTCGACCTCGTCCGGCATCCTGCTGCTGGGTGCCGTACCGGCGGTGATGTACCTGATCCGGAACGGGTACGACCAGGGCAAGCGGAGTTTCCCGTACACCCTCGGTGCCCGGGTGCCGGCCGCGGCCAGCCTGGAACGGCTGACCTTCCGGCTGCACGCCTTCGCGTTCCCGATCTTCACCTTCGCGGTGATGGCCGGCGCGGTCTGGGCCGAGGCGGCCTGGGGCCGGTACTGGGGCTGGGACCCGAAGGAGATCTGGGCCTTCATCTCCTGGGTGGTCTACGCCGGTTACCTGCACGCCCGCGCCACGCCGAGCGTCAAGCGTCCGGTGGCGACCTGGATCGCCGTACTCGGCTTCCTGACCATGCAGATGAACCTGTACGGCGTGAACATCTTCTTCGAGGGACTGCACTCGTACGGCGGCCTCGACTGA
- the resB gene encoding cytochrome c biogenesis protein ResB, translated as MPAVDGQTETTPVEKPTEPASAPPRVRRIPAPLALLRNSWRQLTSMRTALILLFLLAVAAIPGSLLPQRNINIENVNAFQAEHPDLFPVLDRIGGFDVYASPWFSAIYVLLFTSLVGCIVPRLRDHVRALRTAPPAAPKRLDRLPKHVVLDYDGDDLTAVVAMLRKRRWRVAVRDNAVSAEKGLLKETGNLLFHFSLIGVLVGIGLGSWYGWHGNRLLVAGEENAFCNSLQQYSESRLGHRIDGSDLPPFCLELTDFKARFLPTGQPASFRAEATVEEGDRAPYRANFSVNDPLRLDGLSVYLLGHGYAPILRYTDRSGKAQLSDEAFLTLDGNLTSEGVAAFPDVNLDPATGARSPDLQVAFEGLYFPTAPDAPPYARSVYPAERSPAVMLFAYRGNLGMDAGIPGSIYRLDQRQVDNGKLTRLGDGKLLRLGEKWTLDDGTTVEFLGTRPYITLSVRSDPGERIVLISSGLLLVGLMLSLFGRRRRVWFRLVPAPAGKSTTDRSSLVEVGGLPRAEYSGFSDEFDKLVAATRPGGARPDAATGKGTD; from the coding sequence ATGCCGGCCGTGGACGGGCAGACCGAGACCACCCCGGTCGAGAAGCCGACGGAGCCCGCGTCGGCCCCGCCACGGGTACGCCGTATTCCCGCACCGCTGGCGCTGCTCCGTAACTCGTGGCGGCAGCTCACCAGCATGCGTACCGCGCTGATCCTGCTCTTCCTGCTCGCCGTCGCCGCGATTCCGGGATCGCTGCTGCCGCAGCGCAACATCAACATCGAGAACGTCAACGCCTTCCAGGCCGAACATCCCGACCTGTTCCCGGTGCTGGACCGGATCGGCGGCTTCGACGTGTACGCCTCGCCGTGGTTCTCGGCGATCTACGTACTCCTGTTCACCTCGCTGGTCGGCTGCATCGTGCCCCGGCTGCGCGACCACGTACGCGCGCTGCGCACCGCACCTCCGGCGGCGCCGAAGCGGCTGGACCGGCTGCCGAAGCACGTCGTACTCGACTACGACGGGGACGACCTGACGGCGGTCGTGGCGATGCTCCGCAAGCGGCGCTGGCGGGTGGCGGTGCGCGACAACGCCGTGTCGGCCGAGAAGGGCCTTCTCAAGGAGACCGGGAACCTGCTGTTCCACTTCTCGCTGATCGGCGTGCTGGTCGGCATCGGGCTCGGCTCCTGGTACGGCTGGCACGGCAACCGGCTGCTCGTCGCCGGCGAGGAGAACGCGTTCTGCAACAGCCTCCAGCAGTACAGCGAGTCCCGGCTCGGGCACCGGATCGACGGAAGCGACCTGCCGCCGTTCTGCCTGGAGTTGACCGACTTCAAGGCCCGGTTCCTGCCGACCGGGCAGCCGGCGTCGTTCCGGGCCGAGGCGACGGTGGAGGAGGGCGACCGGGCGCCGTACCGGGCGAACTTCTCGGTCAACGACCCGCTGCGGCTGGACGGCCTCAGCGTCTACCTGCTCGGGCACGGCTACGCGCCGATCCTGCGCTACACCGACCGGTCGGGTAAGGCGCAGCTCAGTGACGAGGCGTTCCTCACCCTCGACGGCAACCTGACCAGCGAGGGAGTGGCGGCCTTCCCGGACGTCAACCTCGATCCGGCGACCGGTGCGCGCAGCCCCGACCTACAGGTCGCCTTCGAGGGCCTCTACTTTCCGACCGCTCCGGACGCGCCACCCTATGCCCGGTCGGTGTACCCGGCCGAGCGGTCTCCGGCGGTGATGCTGTTCGCGTACCGGGGGAACCTCGGGATGGACGCCGGGATCCCGGGCTCGATCTACCGGCTCGACCAGCGTCAGGTCGACAACGGGAAGCTCACCCGGCTCGGCGATGGCAAGCTGTTGCGGCTCGGCGAGAAGTGGACGCTCGACGACGGTACGACGGTCGAGTTCCTCGGCACCCGGCCGTACATCACCCTCTCGGTCCGGTCCGACCCCGGCGAGCGGATCGTGCTGATCAGCTCCGGGCTGCTGCTCGTCGGCCTGATGCTGTCCCTGTTCGGCCGGCGGCGCCGGGTCTGGTTCCGGCTTGTTCCGGCACCGGCCGGGAAGTCAACGACAGATCGTAGTAGTTTGGTGGAGGTGGGCGGGCTACCGCGCGCCGAATACTCGGGATTCTCCGACGAGTTCGACAAACTCGTCGCCGCGACGCGTCCCGGCGGGGCGCGACCCGATGCGGCGACGGGGAAGGGGACCGACTGA
- a CDS encoding cytochrome c biogenesis CcdA family protein, protein MGQTFADLAESGPLWLAIGAAALAGLVSFLSPCVLPLVPGYLSYVTGLAGSDLEQRRADQEQRRADPEPGRAGDGPGGLAPESAAPTVAGGPAPAGAGSAVSAGVGGGVAVATRPTRTAGAVRGRVLAGTLLFIAGFTVVFTLTAVLVTAVGQALFAQKRPLEIAIGIVIIVFGLSYLGWIPGMQREVRIQRLPAAGLLGAPVFGAVFALSWIPCVGPTLSAVVGMGTASGQADRAAVLAVAYCLGLGLPFIVFGLGFHRLLGLFRAIRRNSRWVTRVGGALLIVIGLALVTGGWQDLVIWLQSTFGAGEVGI, encoded by the coding sequence ATGGGCCAGACCTTCGCCGACCTCGCCGAGAGCGGGCCGCTCTGGCTGGCCATCGGCGCGGCGGCGCTCGCCGGCCTGGTGAGTTTCCTGTCCCCGTGCGTGCTGCCACTTGTGCCCGGCTACCTGTCGTACGTCACCGGGCTGGCCGGCAGCGACCTGGAGCAGCGCCGGGCCGATCAGGAGCAGCGCCGGGCCGACCCGGAACCGGGGCGGGCGGGCGACGGTCCCGGCGGACTGGCTCCCGAAAGTGCCGCGCCGACGGTCGCAGGTGGCCCCGCACCAGCGGGCGCAGGTAGCGCCGTGTCGGCGGGCGTCGGTGGCGGGGTGGCGGTGGCCACCCGGCCGACCCGGACGGCGGGGGCGGTACGCGGCCGGGTGCTCGCCGGCACGCTGCTCTTCATCGCCGGCTTCACCGTCGTCTTCACCCTGACCGCCGTCCTGGTCACCGCCGTCGGCCAGGCGCTGTTCGCGCAGAAGCGGCCGTTGGAGATCGCGATCGGCATCGTGATCATCGTGTTCGGCCTCTCCTACCTCGGCTGGATCCCCGGCATGCAGCGCGAGGTCCGGATCCAGCGGCTGCCGGCGGCCGGGCTGCTCGGCGCGCCGGTCTTCGGCGCGGTCTTCGCACTCTCCTGGATTCCCTGCGTCGGCCCGACCCTCAGCGCCGTCGTCGGAATGGGTACGGCCAGCGGACAGGCCGATCGGGCCGCCGTACTGGCCGTCGCGTACTGCCTCGGGCTGGGGTTGCCGTTCATCGTCTTCGGGCTCGGCTTCCACCGGCTGCTCGGGCTGTTCCGGGCGATCCGCCGCAACAGCCGTTGGGTGACCCGGGTCGGTGGCGCACTTCTCATCGTCATCGGACTGGCCCTGGTCACCGGCGGCTGGCAGGACCTCGTCATCTGGTTGCAGAGCACGTTCGGAGCCGGCGAGGTGGGCATCTGA
- a CDS encoding TlpA family protein disulfide reductase has translation MRRPRRARLGALLAVAAALALALVGCSGEDDWKDDCTTKGGVIECAPEHRPQAPKVTGELLSGGNYDLAQDRGQVAVINFWGSWCAPCRAEADDLEATYQATRERGVRFIGINIQDGRDKARAFEEAFKVTYPSLFDPPSRLALAFDIPPNSIPATVVLDREGRIAVVIRTAVTRETLEPILTRVAAEQAAPGGGPN, from the coding sequence ATGAGGCGTCCCCGACGAGCCCGGCTCGGTGCCCTGCTCGCGGTCGCCGCGGCCCTGGCCCTGGCCCTGGTCGGCTGCTCGGGCGAGGACGACTGGAAGGACGACTGCACGACGAAGGGCGGCGTGATCGAGTGCGCCCCGGAGCATCGCCCGCAGGCGCCGAAGGTCACCGGTGAACTGCTCTCCGGCGGGAACTACGACCTGGCGCAGGATCGTGGCCAGGTCGCGGTGATCAACTTCTGGGGCTCCTGGTGTGCGCCGTGCCGGGCCGAGGCCGACGACCTGGAGGCGACCTACCAGGCGACCCGGGAGCGTGGCGTCCGCTTCATCGGCATCAACATCCAGGACGGGCGGGACAAGGCCAGGGCGTTCGAGGAAGCCTTCAAGGTGACGTACCCGAGCCTCTTCGACCCGCCGAGCCGGTTGGCGCTCGCCTTCGACATTCCGCCGAACTCCATCCCGGCCACCGTCGTACTGGACCGGGAGGGCCGGATCGCGGTGGTGATCAGGACCGCGGTCACCCGGGAGACGCTGGAGCCGATCCTCACCCGGGTGGCGGCGGAACAGGCCGCCCCGGGCGGCGGGCCGAACTGA